In the genome of Anabaena cylindrica PCC 7122, the window AATAACAAAGCTATCATCATTAAATGGTTCAATTTCATCCTCAGCTTGAGAAATTGGGTTCTTCGGTAGTTGTTATGCCAAACTATTAGCTACACTCACTAAATAATATTAAAAAATGTATCAATAAATGACTAAAGGTATTGTAGGGGTTGACATACAAAGAGCATTTATTATTAACTATAAATGCAATCCAAATTATTTTTAGATAAACTTAAAGTTATGACTGGCAAAAAAGGTATTAAAATTCTAACAGAAATTCTGGATTTAAGCGGTGTAAAAGTTGTATCACATCGCCTTCATACCGGAATTGGAATGATTTTACAAATTGAACAAGAAAATTCATTTGCTACCTGCCCATATTGTGGCACAACCAGCCATAAATTACATCAAAATCATAGACATATTATTAAAGACCTCCCTTTTGGAGAAAAAGAAATATTTTTAGAAATTAATCGCCGACAGTTTAAATGTGAACAATGTAAAAAACCATTTAGTGAAGATTTAGATTTTGTTAAAAAGAAAAGAACTTTTACAAATCGCCTTGCAAATAAGACAATACAAGAAGTTTTAGAAAACGACATTCATAGTGTAGCAGCAAAAGGTATAGTAACAAAAGACGAAATAGAAAGAATGTTAAAAGACGCATCATCAGAATTACCAGATTTAAAACCTATAAATCTAAAAAGACTGGGAATTGATGAAATAGCTTTGAAGAAAGGACATGGGAATTACTGTGCAGTATTAGTAGATTTAGATCAGAGCAAACTAATTGCGATTTTAAGCGGACGAACACAAGAAATAATCAGGAAAACCCTTATGGGATGGGGGACAGAGATTCTAGAAAATATAGAAGAAGTCAGTATAGATTTGTGGAGTGGCTATAAAACTTTAGTAACAGAATTAATGCCAAATGCTCAAGTAGTAGCTGATAGATTTCATGTAATGACACAGATTAACAAAGAATTAGATACACAAAGAAAAAGGGAAAAACGGAAAGTTGAAGATTTAATCAAGAAAGCAAATACAACAGAAAAATCTAAATATGAAGAAATATTAGCTGGATTGAAGAATAGTAAATATCCCTTACTTAAAAATGAAGATAAGTTAACCCAAGAGCAATTAGAGAAACTGATTCAAGTTAAAAATGTCTCGCCTATTTTGAAGGAAATGCACGAATTTAAAGAAAAGATTAGGCAAATTTTTAATACTACACAAGATTGGTATACGGGAGTTTTCAAATTAGGTATGTGGTTATCGAGAGCTAAAAAATACTTCCCAAATAGCAACAATACTATTATTCGTTGGTATCAGGAAATTATAGCCTACTTTGATAATAGGACAACCAGTGGTACTGTGGAAGGAATTAATAACAAGCTTAAACTAATAAAACGTTCGGGATATGGATTTAAAAACTTTGAAAATTTCCGAATTAGATGCTTATTAAGTTGGCATTATGTTTAATAGTTTAGCATAAAAAGTACCGAAGAGCCAGAAATTGTAACTTCCATTCTTTCATGTATTTCTTTGATATCGTTAATAACATCTATGTTATAGAGATTCCAAGAAAAAATCTTGTATTTATTGCTTTTATAGACATCATTACTCCATTTTGAAGCAATACTTTTATAGAATTTTGAGTTAAATTCTTTCTCAGTCATTGATTTCAGTATTCTATAAGTTTTAACAAAAGACACTAGAGAATCATAGTTGCTATAAAGTTCTCCCCAAATTGCCGATTTAATTTCATACTCCTTGTTTTTTTCTTTGAACAAATCAACTGATTCTTTAACAATTAAAGATATTAAAGTTGCCGGAGGCAGTAAATATACAAGATGATCTAAATCATGTAGGTAATTTATTCCAAGCGGTAAAGAAATAAGAGATAGACTTATAATTGATAACTTCAAATTCTCATTTTTTTCAGTATGAGCAATAATATCTTTAATATAGCCCTGCCTCCAATTAAGCCAAATAATAAGGAACATAAAACCAATCAACAAATTTTCCATAATATTTTCTTTCATAAAATGTGGGAGCATAAGTTGTGGAATGCAGATATCTGTCAACTTTAAACAAATGAAGTATATCACCTTTTACACAAATGATATTATTGATTAACAAAAATTAACTCCTTTTATAAACCACTTCCATTCTCAACTTCTCCATCTCAATCTTCAACCGTTCATTCTCCATTTTCAACCCTGTATTTTCATCCTTAATCAACTCCACCTCATTCCGTTTACTCAAAGCCTGATTAATTGCCAACTTCCGCATATCTAAAGAGAACCAACGTTGATATGTTTTCGTATGAATCTGCACACTATGACCCAAATTATCCGCCGCAGCTTTAATAGGAATCCCCAAAATATGCGCTCGAATTGCCCAACCATGACGTAAATCATAAGGTTTAAAATCTAAACCTATTTTTCTAAACCACCAACTCACTCTTTGAATTAAAGCCGTGATTTCTGCATGATTATTTTTATCTTTTTTACTAATTGCTATTGCCAACATTTCTAAATACTTCGGATTTCTTAAATCAAATTCATCAATCCATTCTTTATATAAAGGCAAAGCTTCTCTTTCACCAGTTTTACAATCTTTATCAACTTTCCATGTTAAATCTATATTTTCATCACTTAACCACCAAGCAATATGAGGATTAATAAAAAGCTCACGGGGACGTAAACCAAAAACCGCTAACATTCCATAAATCCAGCGCCATAATTGCCAGCTATCTTTCACATCTTGATTAACTTGCTTACCTCTGTTATTTAGATATTCATCAAACTTGTAGAATCCTGTAACTATTTCCTGATCTGTGGGAACATTCCGAGAATTACTCTCAGGCATTTTGGAATACTTAGATAAATCAATTTCAATTTTAAAGGTCTGACAAAAAGCAGAAATAGCTCTAGCGGCATTATATTTTGCCCATTCTTTATCTAGTTTTTCAAGTGAAGCAATCAAATTTTCCGCAGTTGCTAAATATTGAGGATTAGTGTAGCGTTTTGTTCGGGAAAAATAATAGAAAAAAGTATGCTCGCTTTTAGTAGTGCGTTGATGGGTTTTAAAATATTCCTCTTCAAACTGTTCGAGTAATTCTCCTATAGTTGTTAAATCCTTTTTAATGGACTCATTTCCTAAATATTTATCAGTCCAGGTAAATGTTTTTCTAGCAATTAATTTTCCTAATTCATAAGCTTCCTCTTCTGCTGTTTTTAGTCCATCCAAGTTTGCGGGAATATTCAGAGTGATATTGTATTGTTTTCTTCCCGTTTTCCTTGTGTCCTGATCTCCCGGTTTAATTGGTAACGTTGCCCGTAATTGCAGAGATCCATTTGATTCTCGAATTGTTACTCTCGTCTTCGCAGACTTCAAACGCAGATTTACTTGTTCTAATTCCAGTAGAATTTTTTCTTTCATCATCCTTGGTGTTGCAGATTAAGAATATAGATTTATTGCACGCAGAGACGCAGAGTCACAGAGAGTAAGAGTTGAGAATTTTCTCGTTCCCAATCCAATCAGAGTTTGGGAACGAGAGGTTGGTATTAGCCTATATTTAGACTAAAAATAAATGTGTTATCTGCATACATTGTTTATCGCTGACATTGCTCACTGCAAACATAGCGAAGTCAAAAGCTATTAAACCATTAGAAGAACTACTCCGGTCCTTATCACGGTTACGACGGATTCGCAATCTTTGCTCGTGACATGGATTTGGCGCTAAACAGCCCAACCTGGGGATTAATCGGCGCTCCCTGGAACAAGAAAGCTCAAGCTAAAGCTAAGGCTAAAGCTTCCGTCTAGAAACACCAGAGAGTAGGGGCAACCCTGCCCGTACAGGGATAGCCTGGGGTGAACACCCCAGGGGGGAGTTGGAAATTCAAAATTCAAAATTAAAAATTCAAAGTTTCGGATTTTGGATTTTGCATTCTGAATTTTGAGCCACATTCCCGACTTCCCCCAAAGGTGGAGAAACCCCGCCCCAAAAGCAAAAACAACACACAGCAAGCTTGGAGATACACAAAATGCCTCAGAATCCAGAAAATATTAAGGATCACGTTGAGTTATTCCACCAGCCAGAATACCAACAACTGTTTGAAAACAAGAGACAGTTTGAAAACGGTCACGACCCCGCAGAAGTAACACGAGTTGCAGAATGGACAAAAAGCTGGGAATATCGTGAAAAGAACTTTGAACGTACAGCTTTAACAGTTAACCCAGCGAAGGGTTGTCAACCTTTAGGAGCAATGTTTGCTGCTGTAGGTTTTGAAGGTACTCTTCCCTTCGTTCAAGGTTCTCAAGGTTGCGTAGCTTACTTCCGTACCCACTTAACCCGTCACTACAAAGAACCATTCTCCGGCGTTTCTTCTTCCATGACAGAAGACGCTGCTGTGTTCGGTGGTCTGCAAAACATGATTG includes:
- a CDS encoding ISL3 family transposase, with product MTGKKGIKILTEILDLSGVKVVSHRLHTGIGMILQIEQENSFATCPYCGTTSHKLHQNHRHIIKDLPFGEKEIFLEINRRQFKCEQCKKPFSEDLDFVKKKRTFTNRLANKTIQEVLENDIHSVAAKGIVTKDEIERMLKDASSELPDLKPINLKRLGIDEIALKKGHGNYCAVLVDLDQSKLIAILSGRTQEIIRKTLMGWGTEILENIEEVSIDLWSGYKTLVTELMPNAQVVADRFHVMTQINKELDTQRKREKRKVEDLIKKANTTEKSKYEEILAGLKNSKYPLLKNEDKLTQEQLEKLIQVKNVSPILKEMHEFKEKIRQIFNTTQDWYTGVFKLGMWLSRAKKYFPNSNNTIIRWYQEIIAYFDNRTTSGTVEGINNKLKLIKRSGYGFKNFENFRIRCLLSWHYV
- a CDS encoding site-specific integrase; translation: MKEKILLELEQVNLRLKSAKTRVTIRESNGSLQLRATLPIKPGDQDTRKTGRKQYNITLNIPANLDGLKTAEEEAYELGKLIARKTFTWTDKYLGNESIKKDLTTIGELLEQFEEEYFKTHQRTTKSEHTFFYYFSRTKRYTNPQYLATAENLIASLEKLDKEWAKYNAARAISAFCQTFKIEIDLSKYSKMPESNSRNVPTDQEIVTGFYKFDEYLNNRGKQVNQDVKDSWQLWRWIYGMLAVFGLRPRELFINPHIAWWLSDENIDLTWKVDKDCKTGEREALPLYKEWIDEFDLRNPKYLEMLAIAISKKDKNNHAEITALIQRVSWWFRKIGLDFKPYDLRHGWAIRAHILGIPIKAAADNLGHSVQIHTKTYQRWFSLDMRKLAINQALSKRNEVELIKDENTGLKMENERLKIEMEKLRMEVVYKRS